In a single window of the Methylococcus sp. Mc7 genome:
- a CDS encoding LysR family transcriptional regulator: MTAFPKITLDQWRTLIAVVEAGGYARAADQLHKSQSTLTYAVQKLERLLGVKVFEMQGRKAVLTAGGQVLYRRGKMLMEEALRLERVAAGLSAGWEPELRLAVDTIFPTWLLLECIARFAEEQPETRVELIESVLSGTDEALLEGRADLAIGSSMPPGFVGDPVMRVRFIAAAHPDHPLHRLGRSLTLEDLSQHRHLVVRDSGRERSRTPGWLNERRWTVTHKETSIRAACMGLGYAWYAEDIIRKELEAGELKPLPLREGAERWATLYLIFADRDAAGPGALRIAELVRAGIARHCPKRSAYQV; the protein is encoded by the coding sequence ATGACGGCTTTTCCGAAGATTACGCTGGACCAATGGCGGACGCTCATCGCGGTGGTGGAGGCGGGCGGTTACGCGCGCGCCGCGGATCAACTGCACAAGAGCCAGTCGACACTGACCTACGCCGTGCAGAAGCTCGAGCGTCTCCTGGGCGTCAAAGTGTTCGAAATGCAGGGGCGCAAGGCTGTCCTCACCGCCGGCGGGCAGGTACTGTATCGGCGCGGCAAGATGCTGATGGAGGAGGCGTTGCGACTGGAGCGCGTGGCCGCCGGCCTCTCGGCGGGATGGGAGCCGGAACTGCGGCTCGCGGTGGACACGATTTTTCCCACTTGGCTGTTGCTGGAGTGCATCGCGCGCTTTGCGGAAGAGCAGCCGGAAACCCGCGTCGAACTGATCGAATCGGTGCTGAGCGGTACCGATGAGGCCTTGCTGGAGGGCCGCGCCGACCTGGCCATCGGGTCGTCGATGCCGCCCGGATTCGTCGGCGATCCGGTGATGCGGGTGCGCTTCATCGCCGCGGCACACCCGGATCATCCCCTGCACCGGCTCGGCCGGTCGCTGACCCTCGAGGACTTGAGCCAACACCGCCATCTGGTGGTGCGCGATTCCGGCCGCGAACGGAGCCGTACCCCCGGCTGGCTTAACGAACGGCGCTGGACGGTGACCCATAAGGAGACCTCCATACGCGCCGCCTGCATGGGGCTCGGCTACGCATGGTATGCCGAGGATATCATCCGGAAGGAGCTCGAGGCCGGCGAGCTGAAACCGCTGCCGCTTCGGGAGGGCGCGGAGCGTTGGGCGACTCTCTACCTGATCTTCGCCGACCGCGACGCCGCGGGTCCCGGCGCACTGCGGATCGCGGAACTCGTCCGCGCCGGTATTGCGCGGCACTGTCCCAAGAGGAGCGCTTACCAAGTGTGA
- a CDS encoding FMN-dependent NADH-azoreductase, with amino-acid sequence MNTLLQINTSLFSEEGHSSRLAHRLVRAWRSRHPEDRVIVRDLAKDPPPHLTAERVRAFATPLDARTGEQRALAAYSDALIDELQQADVIVLGLPMYNFGVPSALKAYFDHVARAGVTFRYTGNGPVGLLGDKRVFVLATRGGVYRGAAKDTQTVYVEDFFNFVGVGDVRFIYAEGLNLGQERQHATLAEAHAQIDRLVT; translated from the coding sequence ATGAACACCCTATTGCAGATCAACACCAGTCTGTTTTCGGAAGAGGGGCACTCGTCGCGCCTGGCGCACAGGTTGGTACGGGCCTGGCGGTCGCGGCACCCGGAAGACCGCGTAATCGTGCGCGACTTGGCGAAAGACCCTCCGCCCCACCTCACGGCGGAGCGGGTTCGGGCTTTCGCCACGCCGCTCGACGCACGCACCGGCGAACAGCGGGCCCTCGCCGCTTATTCGGATGCATTGATCGACGAGCTGCAACAAGCGGACGTCATCGTGCTGGGACTGCCGATGTACAACTTCGGCGTACCATCGGCGCTCAAGGCCTATTTCGACCACGTAGCGCGGGCCGGTGTTACCTTCCGCTATACCGGGAACGGGCCGGTTGGCCTCCTGGGCGACAAGAGGGTCTTCGTGCTGGCCACGCGCGGCGGAGTTTACCGCGGTGCGGCAAAGGACACGCAGACCGTCTACGTCGAAGACTTTTTCAACTTCGTAGGTGTCGGCGACGTCCGGTTCATCTACGCGGAGGGACTGAATCTCGGCCAGGAGCGACAACATGCCACCCTGGC